A portion of the Pseudomonas sp. PSE14 genome contains these proteins:
- a CDS encoding NAD-dependent epimerase/dehydratase family protein, with the protein MQREQGAPVKIAVLGATGLLGHHAARAIKAAGHQLVLIHRPSSQIQRLAYLEPECRVAELFDHQGMARALSGLDGVIFSAGYYPVRPRRWQEEVASALDLTNHFYAACLQAKVPRILYVGSAFAMPLHPQGLPGHEGLFYEGLPTGKSAYVMCKWALDEQAREQARGGLPVVIGIPGMVLGELDIGPTTGRLITAIGHDEMLHYVPGRRNVIDASEAGRGLLLALERGRVGERYLLTGHNIEMGELTATIARLLGKPAPTPMPLHRARALATLGRWRYRLTGKMPLLDDTAIEVMAGGQFLDGRKAREELRFEAQVPLEETLERAIAWFHANDYL; encoded by the coding sequence GTGCAACGTGAACAGGGAGCGCCCGTGAAAATTGCTGTACTCGGAGCCACTGGGCTCCTGGGCCATCACGCCGCCCGTGCCATCAAGGCAGCGGGACACCAACTGGTGCTGATCCACCGGCCGTCTTCGCAGATTCAACGCCTGGCCTATCTCGAGCCGGAGTGCCGGGTGGCCGAGCTCTTCGATCACCAGGGCATGGCGCGCGCACTGAGCGGCCTGGATGGGGTGATCTTCAGCGCCGGTTACTACCCGGTGCGCCCACGGCGCTGGCAGGAGGAAGTGGCCAGTGCCTTGGACCTGACCAACCATTTCTATGCCGCCTGCCTGCAGGCCAAGGTGCCGCGCATTCTCTACGTCGGCTCCGCCTTCGCCATGCCCTTGCACCCGCAGGGGCTGCCGGGGCACGAGGGGCTGTTCTACGAGGGCCTGCCCACCGGCAAGAGCGCCTACGTCATGTGCAAGTGGGCGCTCGACGAGCAGGCCCGCGAGCAGGCGCGCGGCGGGTTGCCGGTGGTGATCGGGATTCCCGGCATGGTGCTGGGCGAGCTCGACATCGGCCCCACCACCGGACGCCTGATCACCGCCATCGGGCATGACGAGATGCTTCACTACGTGCCGGGCCGGCGCAACGTGATCGACGCCTCCGAGGCCGGACGCGGCCTGCTGCTGGCGCTGGAGCGCGGCCGGGTCGGCGAGCGTTACCTGCTCACCGGGCACAACATCGAGATGGGCGAGCTGACCGCCACCATCGCCCGCCTGCTGGGCAAGCCGGCACCCACGCCGATGCCGCTGCACCGTGCCCGAGCCCTGGCGACCCTGGGACGCTGGCGTTACCGGCTGACCGGCAAGATGCCGCTGCTGGACGACACGGCGATCGAGGTGATGGCCGGCGGGCAGTTCCTCGACGGACGCAAGGCGCGCGAAGAGCTGCGCTTCGAGGCCCAGGTGCCGCTGGAAGAGACGCTGGAACGGGCGATTGCCTGGT
- a CDS encoding M48 family metallopeptidase, with protein sequence MPRLFRVAGLAAALLLTACQQVNTTSGGVVGVNRQQTMFSMLSSSQVDQMYAQSYQQTLGEASKAGKLDASSSDAKRVKAIASRLIPQTGAFRPDAPSWKWEVNVIKSDELNANCGPGGKIIVYTGLIDKLQLTDDELAAVMGHEIAHALREHGREAMSRAYAEQMGLGIGGALLGLGQGSVDLAHQVVEYSMTLPNSRQNENEADLIGLELAARAGYNPNAAMTLWQKMGQAGGGEAPPEILSTHPADSTRMANLKAAIPKVMPLYEQAKAR encoded by the coding sequence ATGCCCCGTCTTTTCCGTGTCGCCGGCCTGGCCGCAGCCCTGCTGCTGACCGCTTGCCAGCAGGTGAACACCACCAGCGGGGGCGTCGTCGGCGTCAACCGCCAGCAGACCATGTTCAGCATGCTGTCCAGCTCGCAGGTCGATCAGATGTACGCCCAGTCCTACCAGCAGACCCTCGGCGAGGCGTCCAAAGCTGGCAAGCTGGACGCCAGCAGCAGCGATGCCAAGCGCGTGAAGGCCATCGCCAGCCGGTTGATTCCGCAGACCGGCGCCTTCCGTCCGGACGCCCCGTCCTGGAAGTGGGAAGTCAACGTAATCAAGAGCGACGAGCTCAACGCCAACTGCGGCCCCGGCGGCAAGATCATCGTCTACACCGGGCTGATCGATAAGCTGCAACTGACCGACGACGAACTCGCCGCGGTGATGGGCCACGAAATCGCCCACGCCCTGCGTGAGCACGGCCGTGAAGCCATGTCCCGGGCCTACGCCGAGCAGATGGGCCTGGGTATCGGCGGCGCCTTGCTGGGGCTGGGCCAGGGCAGTGTCGACCTGGCCCACCAGGTGGTCGAATACAGCATGACCCTGCCCAACAGCCGGCAGAACGAGAACGAGGCCGACCTGATCGGCCTGGAATTGGCCGCCCGCGCCGGCTATAACCCCAACGCCGCGATGACGTTGTGGCAGAAGATGGGGCAGGCAGGTGGTGGCGAAGCGCCGCCGGAAATCCTCAGCACCCACCCGGCTGACAGCACCCGGATGGCCAACCTGAAAGCCGCCATTCCGAAGGTGATGCCGCTGTACGAGCAAGCCAAGGCTCGCTGA
- a CDS encoding methyl-accepting chemotaxis protein produces MKFKSIQFSVVALAGASVLAVVAALVLYALFAGSRTQALVQERTQALLEQVINERLVAMARGQVSQIQRELEYPLTVAKDLANTNALMGKVDASGAPLLKISRDEMSGLLRQTVEQNPKLLDAFAGWEPNAFAGSDSEHAGKPGYGADGRFMPWWYRKDGGLTVEAMGDTLESQKMQPTGVREGEYYLCPKEKRQPCIVDPAPYEMGGKMVLMSSFNAPILVNGQFKGSVGVDLSLDFIQTLLKNADGQLYNGAGEMALISGNGRLVAYTKDAGKLGEPATTVLDADTLANLSKLTLDQPLSKLDAERGQIELLLPFTIADTGVRWTLAVQLPQEAVLGELHKLQSDLKSQRDGDTLGMTLVGLIIAAIGLAVIWLVGHGIARPLRQLVGMLDDIAQGEGDLTRRLSSDRADELGSIAKGFNTFLGKLQGMIGQVVTSVQRVSDSSEHTADIAIRTNQGVQKQLAEIELVATAVHEMTATAQDVARNATHAAEAANHADQAAHHGKRIVESSSAAIQALASEIGRAVGVVQTLARDSENINAILVAIRGIAEQTNLLALNAAIEAARAGEQGRGFAVVADEVRNLAQKTQQATEEIQSMIQQLQHGTREVVQVMQQSQEKTDDSVRHASEAAQALESITQAVSVINDMNTQIASAAEEQSAVAEDINRNVTNIGMVANQVAGGADEASQASAELTKLAEQQRRLVNQFKV; encoded by the coding sequence ATGAAATTCAAGTCGATCCAGTTTTCCGTGGTGGCGCTGGCCGGGGCCAGCGTCTTGGCGGTGGTCGCAGCATTGGTGCTGTATGCGCTGTTCGCAGGGTCACGGACCCAGGCACTGGTGCAGGAGCGTACCCAGGCCTTGCTCGAACAGGTGATCAACGAGCGCCTGGTGGCCATGGCGCGCGGCCAGGTCAGCCAGATCCAGCGTGAGCTGGAGTACCCGCTCACCGTCGCCAAGGACCTGGCCAACACCAACGCGCTGATGGGCAAGGTCGACGCCAGCGGCGCGCCGCTGCTGAAGATCAGCCGTGACGAGATGTCCGGCCTGCTGCGCCAGACCGTGGAGCAGAACCCCAAGCTGCTCGACGCCTTCGCCGGCTGGGAGCCCAACGCCTTCGCCGGCAGCGACAGCGAGCACGCCGGCAAGCCGGGCTACGGCGCAGACGGCCGCTTCATGCCCTGGTGGTACCGCAAGGACGGCGGCCTGACCGTCGAGGCCATGGGCGACACCCTGGAAAGCCAGAAGATGCAGCCCACCGGCGTGCGCGAGGGCGAGTACTACCTGTGCCCGAAAGAGAAGCGCCAGCCCTGCATCGTCGACCCGGCGCCCTATGAAATGGGCGGCAAGATGGTGCTGATGTCGTCCTTCAACGCGCCGATCCTGGTCAACGGCCAGTTCAAGGGATCGGTAGGCGTCGACCTGTCGCTGGATTTCATCCAGACCCTGCTCAAGAACGCCGACGGCCAGCTCTACAACGGTGCCGGCGAGATGGCGCTGATCTCTGGCAACGGCCGCCTGGTCGCCTACACCAAGGACGCCGGCAAGCTCGGCGAACCGGCCACCACCGTGCTGGACGCCGATACCCTCGCCAACCTCTCCAAGCTGACGCTGGACCAGCCGCTGTCGAAGCTCGACGCCGAGCGCGGCCAGATCGAGCTGCTCCTGCCCTTCACCATCGCCGACACCGGCGTGCGCTGGACGCTGGCCGTGCAGCTGCCGCAGGAGGCGGTGCTGGGGGAACTGCACAAGCTGCAGAGCGACCTGAAGTCCCAACGCGACGGCGATACCCTGGGCATGACCCTGGTGGGCCTGATCATCGCCGCCATCGGCCTGGCCGTGATCTGGCTGGTCGGCCACGGCATTGCCCGCCCGCTGCGCCAGCTGGTCGGCATGCTCGATGACATCGCCCAGGGGGAAGGCGACCTCACCCGCCGCCTGTCCAGCGACCGCGCCGACGAACTGGGCTCCATCGCCAAGGGCTTCAACACCTTCCTCGGCAAGCTGCAGGGCATGATCGGCCAGGTGGTGACCTCGGTGCAGCGCGTCAGCGACTCCTCCGAGCACACCGCGGACATCGCCATTCGCACCAACCAGGGCGTGCAGAAGCAACTGGCGGAAATCGAGCTGGTCGCCACTGCCGTCCACGAGATGACCGCCACCGCCCAGGACGTGGCGCGCAACGCCACCCACGCAGCGGAGGCGGCCAACCACGCCGACCAGGCCGCGCACCACGGCAAGCGCATCGTCGAGAGCAGCTCGGCGGCGATCCAGGCGCTGGCCAGCGAGATCGGCCGCGCGGTGGGCGTGGTCCAGACCCTGGCCCGCGACAGCGAGAACATCAATGCGATCCTGGTGGCCATCCGCGGCATCGCTGAGCAGACCAACCTGCTGGCGCTCAACGCCGCCATCGAAGCGGCCCGAGCCGGCGAACAGGGGCGCGGCTTCGCGGTGGTCGCCGACGAGGTGCGCAACCTGGCGCAGAAGACCCAGCAGGCCACCGAGGAAATCCAGTCGATGATCCAGCAATTGCAGCACGGCACCCGCGAAGTGGTGCAGGTGATGCAGCAGAGCCAGGAGAAGACCGACGACAGCGTGCGCCACGCCAGCGAAGCGGCCCAGGCGCTGGAGTCGATCACCCAGGCGGTGTCGGTGATCAACGACATGAACACCCAGATCGCCAGCGCCGCAGAGGAGCAGAGCGCGGTGGCCGAGGACATCAACCGCAACGTCACCAACATCGGCATGGTCGCCAACCAGGTGGCTGGCGGCGCGGACGAAGCCTCCCAGGCCAGCGCCGAGCTGACCAAGCTGGCCGAGCAGCAGCGCCGGCTGGTGAATCAGTTCAAGGTGTAA
- a CDS encoding SOS response-associated peptidase, with product MTSRYALFRWNRELAESAGFPADLQPQWNLAPGARVLALREEGGARHADLARWGLTPAWLKDLSRTPAHARAETIAEQPMFRDAFALRRCLLPANGFYEWRGVRKRPHWISGGGLICFAAVWEAYPVEGHIYYSVAMVTQAAGDMRRPLILDAAEQAQWLSNGTDTARLLELLQLPQARLREQVLANFVNDPACNGPECLTPA from the coding sequence ATGACCAGCCGCTATGCCCTGTTCCGCTGGAACCGCGAACTTGCCGAGAGCGCCGGTTTCCCTGCGGACCTGCAGCCGCAATGGAACCTCGCGCCCGGCGCCCGCGTGCTGGCGCTGCGCGAGGAGGGCGGCGCCCGCCATGCCGACCTTGCGCGCTGGGGCCTGACGCCTGCCTGGCTCAAGGACCTGTCGCGCACACCGGCTCATGCCCGTGCCGAAACCATCGCCGAACAGCCGATGTTTCGCGACGCCTTCGCCCTGCGCCGCTGCCTGCTGCCGGCCAACGGCTTCTACGAGTGGCGCGGCGTGCGCAAGCGGCCGCACTGGATTTCCGGCGGCGGGTTGATCTGCTTCGCGGCGGTGTGGGAGGCCTATCCGGTGGAGGGCCACATCTATTACAGCGTGGCGATGGTGACCCAGGCGGCGGGGGACATGCGCCGGCCGCTGATCCTCGATGCGGCCGAGCAGGCGCAGTGGTTGTCGAACGGGACCGATACCGCGCGGTTGCTGGAACTGCTGCAGCTGCCCCAGGCGCGGTTGCGCGAGCAGGTGCTGGCGAACTTCGTCAACGATCCCGCGTGCAATGGGCCGGAGTGCCTGACGCCGGCCTGA
- a CDS encoding DUF2007 domain-containing protein, whose product MQRIYEPADLIEAELLGGMLANEGISSHLGGRHLLGGIGELPGMGLLHLWVEDEHAERARALIAAYNAAQPLPGLADDNDAGPGVLLC is encoded by the coding sequence ATGCAGCGAATCTACGAACCCGCCGACCTGATCGAGGCCGAACTGCTGGGCGGGATGCTGGCCAACGAGGGCATTTCGTCGCACCTGGGCGGACGCCACCTGCTCGGCGGCATCGGTGAGCTGCCGGGCATGGGCCTGCTGCACCTGTGGGTCGAGGATGAGCATGCCGAGCGCGCGAGGGCGTTGATCGCCGCGTACAATGCCGCGCAACCCCTGCCGGGGCTTGCCGACGACAACGACGCCGGTCCCGGCGTCCTGCTGTGCTGA
- a CDS encoding CPXCG motif-containing cysteine-rich protein: MLESQAYTCPYCGELAEAVLDLSGGDQRYYEDCPVCCRPILFQLYTDGVEWSLEVQREDD, encoded by the coding sequence ATGCTCGAAAGTCAGGCCTATACCTGCCCCTATTGTGGCGAGCTGGCGGAGGCCGTACTCGACCTGTCCGGGGGCGACCAGCGCTACTATGAAGATTGTCCGGTGTGTTGCCGGCCGATTCTGTTCCAGCTCTACACCGACGGTGTGGAGTGGTCCCTGGAAGTCCAGCGCGAGGACGACTGA
- a CDS encoding 1-acyl-sn-glycerol-3-phosphate acyltransferase, translated as MMGEFEAIRPYNDAEVPAVLQRLLSDDAFLGALARYRFPRLSGPLGWLLRPLIAHRLAREVTGIRTVIALQDKIEPYVDRTIEHATDGVTYSGVERLKPGCAYLFIANHRDIVMDPAFCNYAIYHAKLPTPRIAIGDNLLQKPFVSDLMRLNKSFIVHRSITGRREKLAAYQKLSAYINHSICKDGQSIWIAQAEGRAKDGDDRTDSAILKMFHMSRKDEPFAEVIRELHLIPVSISYEYDPCDAAKARELFTRATTGEYQKAPGEDDRSIVQGITGYKGRVHINFGEQITGEFGDTKQLAAELDRQILGNYRLFPVHYLAYEASALRDPALQVPTAASLFKDEELRRARTEWERRLAECPAEQRPYLILQYANPVLNQYRLKQA; from the coding sequence ATGATGGGCGAGTTCGAAGCCATCCGACCGTATAACGACGCCGAAGTCCCGGCCGTCCTGCAACGCCTGCTGAGCGATGACGCCTTCCTCGGCGCGCTGGCGCGTTACCGCTTCCCCCGTCTGTCCGGTCCGCTCGGCTGGCTGCTCAGACCTCTTATAGCTCATCGCCTGGCCCGTGAAGTCACCGGCATCCGCACCGTCATCGCGCTGCAGGACAAGATCGAGCCCTACGTCGACCGCACCATCGAGCACGCCACCGATGGCGTCACCTATTCCGGCGTCGAACGACTGAAGCCTGGCTGCGCCTACCTGTTCATCGCCAACCACCGCGACATCGTGATGGACCCGGCCTTCTGCAACTACGCGATCTATCACGCCAAGTTGCCGACGCCGCGCATCGCCATCGGCGACAACCTGCTGCAGAAGCCCTTCGTCAGCGACCTGATGCGCCTGAACAAGAGCTTCATCGTGCACCGCTCGATCACCGGCCGGCGCGAGAAGCTGGCGGCATACCAGAAGCTCTCGGCCTACATCAACCACTCGATCTGCAAGGACGGCCAGTCAATCTGGATCGCCCAGGCCGAAGGCCGCGCCAAGGACGGGGACGACCGCACCGACTCGGCGATCCTCAAGATGTTCCACATGAGCCGCAAGGACGAGCCGTTCGCCGAGGTGATCCGCGAACTGCACCTGATCCCGGTGTCGATCAGCTACGAATACGACCCGTGCGATGCCGCCAAGGCCCGCGAACTGTTCACCCGCGCCACCACCGGCGAGTACCAGAAGGCGCCGGGCGAGGACGACCGCAGCATCGTGCAGGGCATCACCGGCTACAAGGGCCGGGTGCACATCAACTTCGGCGAGCAAATCACCGGGGAGTTCGGCGACACCAAGCAGCTGGCCGCCGAGCTGGACCGGCAGATCCTCGGCAACTATCGGCTGTTCCCGGTGCACTACCTGGCCTACGAGGCTTCCGCGCTGCGCGATCCGGCGCTGCAGGTGCCCACCGCCGCCAGCCTGTTCAAGGACGAGGAGCTGCGCCGCGCCCGCACCGAATGGGAGCGTCGCCTGGCAGAATGCCCCGCCGAGCAGCGTCCGTACCTGATTCTGCAGTACGCCAACCCGGTGCTGAACCAGTACCGCCTCAAGCAGGCATGA
- a CDS encoding YajG family lipoprotein — MLQRLLLSFIAAASLTLTGCALSPQQLNPDPVFKGPITAVGQGQPVVVKVVDGRPSTALGTRGGLYSETSQLTVRSQDVIPKLQLQAETAVRLLGFTPSPNAYNAPQLTLTLAELKYQSPKEGMYVTEADISATFRVDVQTSARHYSGRYGAALNQRFGMAPNEATNSKLVGDVLSDALNRVFKDPSIGQTLNQR; from the coding sequence ATGCTGCAACGTTTGTTGCTCAGCTTTATCGCTGCTGCCAGCCTGACCCTGACCGGCTGTGCGCTCAGCCCGCAACAACTCAATCCGGACCCGGTATTCAAGGGGCCCATCACCGCCGTTGGCCAGGGCCAGCCGGTGGTGGTCAAGGTCGTCGACGGCCGTCCCAGCACTGCGCTGGGTACCCGTGGTGGCCTGTACTCCGAAACCAGCCAGCTCACCGTGCGCAGCCAGGATGTAATTCCCAAGCTGCAGCTGCAGGCCGAAACCGCCGTGCGCCTGCTGGGCTTCACGCCGTCGCCCAACGCCTACAACGCACCGCAGCTGACCCTGACCCTGGCCGAGCTGAAGTACCAGTCGCCCAAGGAAGGCATGTACGTGACCGAGGCCGACATCAGCGCGACCTTCCGTGTCGACGTGCAGACCAGTGCGCGTCACTACAGCGGCCGCTACGGCGCCGCGCTGAACCAGCGTTTCGGCATGGCGCCCAACGAGGCGACCAACAGCAAGCTGGTCGGCGATGTGCTCAGCGATGCCCTGAACCGCGTGTTCAAGGACCCGAGCATCGGCCAGACGCTGAACCAGCGCTGA
- the mqo gene encoding malate dehydrogenase (quinone): MAQNDYESMDVLLVGAGIMSATLAVLLKEVDPSVKLEIVELQESGAIESSNPWNNAGTGHAGLCELNYTPQAADGSIDIKKAVNINAQFEVSKQFWAYLSGKEAFGSPRNFINPVPHMSFVRGKDIPFLKKRFELLSQHHAFTSMEYTEDRGKIAEWAPLTMPGRPADEQVAMTRVESGTDVNFGALTNQLLSYLASREGSAVRYFQKVVGLERSADGWLVDIKNTQTGEARKVKAKFVFLGAGGGALPLLQLSGIPESKGFGGFPVSGQWLRCDNPEVVKHHQAKVYSQAEVGAPPMSVPHLDTRVVDGKTSLLFGPYAGFSTKFLRHGSFLDLPLSVRTSNLLPMLAVARDNMDLTRYLVKEVMQSMDQRIEALRKFYPELNPADWRLETAGQRVQIIKKDPKKGGILQFGTELVAAQDGSIAALLGASPGASVTVSIMLGLLERCFPERYKSTEWTAKLKEIFPAREKQLETDAAVYREVNQMTADRLQIVAAS, translated from the coding sequence ATGGCGCAGAACGATTACGAATCGATGGACGTGCTGCTGGTAGGCGCCGGCATCATGAGCGCAACCCTGGCTGTCCTGCTCAAGGAAGTCGATCCGAGCGTCAAGCTTGAGATCGTCGAACTGCAGGAGTCCGGGGCCATCGAAAGTTCCAACCCGTGGAACAACGCCGGTACCGGCCACGCCGGCCTCTGCGAGCTGAACTACACCCCGCAGGCCGCCGATGGCTCGATCGACATCAAGAAAGCGGTGAACATCAACGCCCAGTTCGAAGTGTCCAAGCAGTTCTGGGCCTACCTGAGCGGGAAGGAAGCCTTCGGCTCGCCGCGTAACTTCATCAACCCTGTTCCGCACATGAGCTTCGTGCGTGGCAAGGACATTCCGTTCCTGAAGAAGCGTTTCGAGCTTCTCAGCCAGCACCATGCCTTCACCTCGATGGAATACACCGAGGACCGCGGCAAGATCGCCGAGTGGGCCCCGCTGACCATGCCCGGCCGCCCGGCCGACGAGCAGGTCGCCATGACCCGCGTGGAAAGCGGCACCGACGTCAACTTCGGCGCCCTGACCAACCAACTGCTGAGCTACCTGGCCAGCCGCGAAGGCAGCGCAGTCCGCTACTTCCAGAAAGTGGTCGGCCTTGAGCGCAGCGCTGACGGCTGGCTGGTGGACATCAAGAACACCCAGACCGGCGAGGCCCGCAAGGTCAAGGCGAAGTTCGTCTTCCTCGGCGCCGGCGGCGGCGCACTGCCGCTGCTGCAGCTGTCCGGCATCCCGGAAAGCAAGGGCTTCGGCGGCTTCCCGGTGAGCGGCCAGTGGCTGCGTTGCGACAACCCGGAAGTGGTCAAGCACCACCAGGCCAAGGTCTACAGCCAGGCCGAAGTCGGCGCCCCGCCGATGTCCGTGCCGCACCTGGACACCCGCGTAGTCGATGGCAAGACCTCCCTGCTGTTCGGCCCGTACGCCGGCTTCTCCACCAAGTTCCTGCGCCATGGTTCGTTCCTCGACCTGCCGCTCTCGGTGCGCACCAGCAACCTGCTGCCGATGCTCGCCGTGGCCCGCGACAACATGGACCTCACCCGCTACCTGGTGAAGGAAGTCATGCAGTCCATGGACCAGCGTATCGAAGCCCTGCGCAAGTTCTACCCGGAACTGAACCCGGCCGACTGGCGTCTGGAAACCGCCGGCCAGCGTGTGCAGATCATCAAGAAGGACCCGAAGAAAGGCGGCATCCTGCAGTTCGGTACCGAACTGGTGGCGGCCCAGGACGGCAGCATCGCCGCCCTGCTCGGCGCCTCGCCGGGCGCCTCGGTGACCGTGTCGATCATGCTGGGCCTGCTGGAGCGCTGCTTCCCCGAGCGCTACAAGTCGACCGAGTGGACCGCGAAGCTCAAGGAGATCTTCCCGGCCCGCGAGAAGCAGCTGGAAACCGACGCCGCGGTCTACCGCGAAGTCAACCAGATGACCGCCGACCGTCTGCAGATCGTCGCCGCGTCCTGA
- a CDS encoding glyoxalase/bleomycin resistance/extradiol dioxygenase family protein gives MQVQPYLFFHGRADEAIAFYQHAVGAQLNMLMRYEEAPGPSPVPDGWLDKVMHASLRIGETDVFLSDGRGEHNSTFNGFSLHLTLRSVVAAEQAFAALAEEGRVEMPLEKTFWAQRFGMLTDRFGVGWMVSCH, from the coding sequence GTGCAAGTACAGCCCTATCTGTTTTTCCATGGACGCGCCGATGAGGCTATTGCCTTCTACCAGCACGCCGTGGGCGCCCAACTCAACATGCTGATGCGTTACGAGGAGGCGCCCGGCCCGTCGCCGGTGCCGGACGGTTGGCTGGACAAGGTGATGCACGCCAGCCTGCGAATTGGCGAGACGGACGTCTTCCTGTCCGATGGCCGTGGCGAGCACAACTCCACCTTCAATGGATTCTCCCTGCACCTGACGCTGCGTAGCGTGGTAGCGGCGGAGCAGGCGTTTGCCGCGTTGGCGGAGGAGGGGCGGGTGGAGATGCCGCTGGAGAAAACCTTCTGGGCGCAGCGCTTCGGCATGCTCACCGACCGCTTCGGCGTAGGCTGGATGGTCAGCTGTCACTGA
- a CDS encoding PA4642 family protein, translating into MRKDKKQVIGEEIGDDAIKLFLDVEPADDTPASLHKLVKAYRGLRIDDFERFVGFFVEAGYDLNAKDAKGQDFVALIQDQRQAEPYIEVIKAARG; encoded by the coding sequence ATGCGTAAAGACAAGAAGCAGGTGATTGGCGAAGAAATCGGCGACGACGCCATCAAGCTGTTCCTCGACGTGGAACCGGCCGACGACACCCCGGCGTCCCTGCACAAGCTGGTCAAGGCCTATCGCGGCCTGCGCATCGATGACTTCGAGCGCTTCGTCGGCTTCTTCGTCGAGGCCGGCTACGACCTCAACGCCAAGGACGCCAAGGGCCAGGATTTCGTTGCCCTGATCCAGGACCAGCGCCAGGCCGAGCCCTACATCGAAGTGATCAAGGCTGCTCGCGGCTGA
- a CDS encoding LysR family transcriptional regulator, producing the protein MLHNVSDLDLRLLRIFACVVRCGGFSAAQGELGMGQSTISTHIASLETRLGYRLCERGKSGFRLTEKGERVLDYTQNLFAALGDFRDQVQSLAGRLVGELHLGLADNVATLPGARIHQTLARFNRRDQDVRLHFLIESSTELERLVLSGRLHLAIACFSRRLPNLRYEPLYHERVAVFCGSEHPLFDKPVKDAAELESCNWIQHGYAVADVQLPADPQRSTAFTQHMEAVLHAVRAGTHLGYLPTHYAERWVEQGEMRALLPDSLGYGITHSLVVRDEPGHNEALQALMEDLRLEHGVTPISAAR; encoded by the coding sequence ATGCTGCACAACGTCTCCGATCTTGACCTGCGCCTGCTGCGCATCTTCGCCTGCGTGGTGCGCTGCGGCGGCTTCTCCGCGGCCCAGGGCGAGCTGGGCATGGGCCAGTCGACTATCAGCACGCACATCGCCAGCCTGGAAACGCGCCTGGGCTATCGCCTGTGCGAGCGCGGCAAGAGCGGCTTCCGCCTGACCGAGAAAGGCGAGCGGGTGCTGGATTACACGCAGAATCTGTTCGCCGCGCTCGGCGACTTCCGCGACCAGGTGCAGTCATTGGCCGGGCGCCTGGTGGGCGAACTGCACCTGGGCCTGGCCGACAACGTCGCCACCCTGCCCGGCGCGCGCATTCACCAGACCCTGGCGCGCTTCAACCGCCGCGACCAGGACGTACGCCTGCACTTCCTCATCGAGTCGTCCACCGAACTGGAACGCCTGGTGCTCAGTGGCCGCCTGCACCTGGCCATCGCCTGCTTCAGCCGACGCCTGCCGAACCTGCGCTACGAACCGCTGTACCACGAGCGCGTGGCGGTGTTCTGCGGGAGCGAGCACCCGTTGTTCGACAAGCCGGTGAAGGACGCCGCCGAACTGGAAAGCTGCAACTGGATTCAGCACGGCTATGCGGTGGCCGACGTGCAACTGCCGGCCGACCCGCAGCGCAGCACGGCGTTTACCCAGCACATGGAAGCGGTGCTCCACGCGGTGCGCGCAGGCACGCACCTGGGCTACCTGCCGACCCACTACGCCGAACGCTGGGTGGAACAGGGCGAGATGCGCGCGCTGCTGCCGGACAGCCTCGGCTACGGCATCACCCATAGCTTGGTGGTGCGCGACGAGCCGGGGCACAACGAAGCGCTCCAGGCGCTGATGGAAGACCTGCGCCTGGAACACGGCGTAACGCCGATCAGCGCGGCGCGGTGA